One region of Enterobacter ludwigii genomic DNA includes:
- the alsS gene encoding acetolactate synthase AlsS — translation MNSEKQSRQWAHGADMVVGQLEAQGVKQVFGIPGAKIDKVFDSLLDSSIEIIPVRHEANAAFMAAAVGRLTGKAGVALVTSGPGCSNLITGIATANSEGDPVVALGGAVKRADKAKLVHQSMDTVAMFSPVTKYSVEVSSPDAIAEVVSNAFRAAEHGRPGGAFVSLPQDIVDQPATGAILPASGAARMGPAPESAVNDVAKLIEKAKNPVILLGLMASQPANSDALRKLLEKSRIPVTSTYQAAGAVNQEHFTRFAGRVGLFNNQAGDRLLHLADLIICIGYSPVEYEPSMWNSGDATLVHIDVLPAYEERNYVPDLELVGDIAETLNLLSSRIDHKLELSPRASEILVDRQHQRDLLDRRGASLNQFALHPLRIVRAMQDIVNSDVTLTVDMGSFHIWIARYLYSFRARQVMISNGQQTMGVALPWAIGAWLVNPGRKVVSVSGDGGFLQSSMELETAVRLNANVLHIIWVDNGYNMVAIQEEKKYQRLSGVEFGPVDFKVYADAFGAKGFAVESADALEPTLRAAMDVDGPAVVAIPVDYSDNPLLMGQLHLSQIL, via the coding sequence GTGAACAGTGAGAAACAGTCACGTCAGTGGGCGCATGGCGCCGATATGGTTGTCGGCCAGCTGGAAGCGCAGGGCGTGAAGCAGGTGTTCGGTATTCCGGGGGCGAAAATCGACAAAGTCTTTGATTCCCTGCTGGATTCTTCCATCGAGATTATTCCGGTGCGTCACGAAGCGAATGCGGCGTTTATGGCGGCGGCGGTAGGGCGCCTGACCGGCAAAGCCGGGGTAGCGCTGGTCACCTCCGGGCCGGGTTGTTCCAACCTGATCACCGGCATTGCCACCGCCAACAGCGAAGGCGACCCGGTGGTAGCGCTAGGCGGGGCGGTCAAGCGAGCGGATAAAGCTAAGCTGGTGCACCAGAGCATGGACACGGTCGCCATGTTCAGCCCTGTCACCAAATATTCGGTGGAAGTCAGCTCTCCGGATGCGATTGCCGAAGTGGTATCGAATGCATTCCGTGCCGCCGAGCACGGCAGACCGGGGGGCGCGTTCGTCAGCCTGCCGCAGGATATTGTCGACCAGCCCGCGACGGGCGCAATTTTACCCGCCAGCGGCGCGGCACGAATGGGCCCGGCACCGGAGTCAGCGGTTAACGACGTGGCAAAGCTAATTGAAAAAGCCAAAAACCCGGTCATCCTGCTTGGCCTGATGGCCAGCCAGCCCGCTAACAGTGACGCACTACGTAAGCTGCTGGAGAAAAGTCGCATTCCGGTCACCAGCACCTATCAGGCTGCCGGGGCGGTTAACCAGGAGCACTTCACCCGCTTTGCCGGACGCGTCGGTCTGTTCAATAACCAGGCGGGCGACAGGCTGCTCCATCTGGCGGATCTGATCATCTGCATCGGCTACAGCCCGGTGGAGTACGAGCCGTCTATGTGGAACAGCGGCGACGCCACGCTGGTGCACATTGATGTGCTGCCTGCCTATGAAGAACGTAACTATGTGCCGGATCTTGAGCTGGTGGGAGACATCGCCGAAACGCTCAATCTGCTCTCCAGCCGGATCGATCATAAGCTGGAGCTGAGTCCACGCGCCTCTGAAATCCTGGTCGATCGTCAGCATCAGCGCGATCTGCTCGATCGTCGTGGCGCATCGCTTAACCAGTTTGCCCTGCATCCGCTGCGCATCGTGCGTGCCATGCAGGACATCGTAAACAGCGACGTAACGCTCACCGTCGACATGGGCAGCTTCCACATCTGGATCGCCCGTTATCTCTACAGCTTCCGGGCGCGTCAGGTGATGATCTCCAACGGTCAACAGACCATGGGCGTCGCGCTGCCGTGGGCCATTGGCGCATGGCTGGTGAACCCGGGGCGCAAAGTGGTTTCGGTCTCCGGTGACGGCGGTTTCCTGCAGTCGAGCATGGAGCTGGAAACCGCGGTGCGCCTCAACGCCAACGTGCTGCACATCATCTGGGTGGATAACGGCTACAACATGGTCGCCATTCAGGAAGAGAAAAAATACCAGCGTCTTTCCGGCGTGGAGTTTGGCCCGGTCGATTTCAAAGTGTATGCCGACGCCTTTGGTGCGAAAGGTTTTGCCGTGGAGAGCGCCGATGCGCTTGAACCGACGCTGCGTGCAGCAATGGATGTCGATGGCCCCGCCGTGGTGGCCATTCCCGTTGACTATAGCGATAACCCGCTGCTGATGGGCCAGCTCCATCTCAGCCAGATTTTGTGA
- a CDS encoding GNAT family N-acetyltransferase yields the protein MPEINQHGQTVNDIVPDWKGARVLTRTPLFGQYCRLEPLDVDRHAADLYEAYALGDDSDWTWLASTQPESVEATAHWVLGKVLDDELVPFAVIDLRTERAVGLVSYMANERLLGSVEIGHVTWSRKMKGTRIGTEAVWLLLKNAFEHRYRRLEWKCDSMNVASRRAAERLGFVWEGRLRQKLVRKGRNRDSDMLSIIDGEWPQRDAELRAWLAAENFDGEGRQIKRLEAFRK from the coding sequence GTGCCCGAAATCAACCAACATGGTCAAACCGTTAACGATATCGTCCCGGACTGGAAAGGCGCGCGCGTATTAACCCGCACGCCGCTGTTCGGCCAGTACTGCCGTCTTGAGCCGCTGGATGTCGATCGCCATGCAGCCGATCTCTATGAAGCCTACGCGCTGGGAGATGACAGCGACTGGACATGGCTTGCCAGCACGCAGCCTGAAAGCGTGGAAGCCACCGCACACTGGGTGCTGGGAAAGGTGCTGGATGACGAGCTAGTACCGTTTGCCGTCATTGATTTACGCACTGAGCGAGCGGTGGGGCTGGTGAGCTATATGGCTAACGAGCGGCTGCTGGGGTCGGTCGAAATCGGTCACGTGACCTGGTCGCGCAAAATGAAAGGTACGCGCATCGGCACGGAAGCGGTGTGGCTGCTGCTGAAAAATGCGTTTGAGCACCGCTACCGGCGGCTGGAGTGGAAGTGCGATTCCATGAACGTGGCGTCGCGCAGGGCGGCGGAGCGGCTGGGTTTTGTCTGGGAAGGACGCCTGCGCCAGAAGCTGGTGCGCAAAGGGCGCAACCGCGACAGCGATATGCTTTCTATTATTGACGGCGAATGGCCGCAGAGAGACGCGGAGCTGCGCGCCTGGCTGGCGGCGGAGAATTTTGACGGGGAAGGGCGGCAGATTAAGCGGCTTGAGGCGTTTCGGAAGTAA
- a CDS encoding helix-turn-helix domain-containing protein — protein MNYAAAIKAANDLTSELPFLGSSPSRQDYEDALGLVEYLIEYDPDSPLVEMLTTKIDKYENESQEFAEFNARVASIPSGVALLRTLMDQYHLTQSDFENEIGKKSLVSRILNGQRTLTLDHMRALAKRFGVPVSAFVGN, from the coding sequence ATGAACTATGCAGCAGCCATCAAAGCGGCAAACGATCTAACAAGCGAGCTCCCTTTCTTGGGCTCAAGCCCGTCGCGACAAGATTACGAGGATGCTCTGGGGTTGGTGGAGTATCTGATTGAATATGACCCCGATAGCCCGCTGGTAGAGATGCTCACTACGAAGATCGATAAATACGAAAACGAGTCTCAGGAGTTTGCAGAATTCAACGCGCGTGTTGCCAGCATTCCGTCAGGCGTTGCGTTATTGCGAACGCTTATGGACCAGTACCATCTCACTCAGAGCGATTTCGAGAACGAGATAGGCAAGAAGTCTCTGGTGAGTCGGATCCTTAACGGACAGCGCACGTTAACGCTGGATCATATGCGCGCGCTGGCGAAGCGTTTTGGCGTGCCGGTGAGTGCATTTGTGGGGAATTGA
- the budA gene encoding acetolactate decarboxylase — translation MMHSSACDCEASLCETLRGFSAQHPDSVIYQTSLMSALLSGVYEGETTIADLLAHGDFGLGTFNELDGEMIAFSSKVYQLRADGSARAAKPEQKTPFAVMTWFQPQYRITFNGPVSRQQIHDAIDQQIPSDNLFCALRIDGNFRHAHTRTVPRQKPPYRAMTDVLDDQPVFRFNQRKGVLVGFRTPQHMQGINVAGYHEHFITDDRQGGGHLLDYQLESGVLTFGEIHKLMIDLPADSAFLQANLHPSDLDAAIRSVEN, via the coding sequence ATGATGCATTCATCTGCCTGCGACTGTGAAGCCAGCCTGTGCGAGACCCTGCGCGGGTTCTCTGCTCAGCATCCTGACAGCGTGATCTATCAAACATCGCTAATGAGCGCCCTGCTAAGCGGCGTGTACGAGGGGGAGACCACCATCGCCGATCTGCTGGCGCACGGTGATTTTGGGCTGGGCACCTTCAACGAGCTGGACGGCGAAATGATTGCCTTCAGCAGCAAGGTGTACCAGCTGCGCGCCGACGGCAGCGCCCGGGCCGCGAAGCCAGAGCAGAAAACGCCGTTCGCGGTGATGACCTGGTTCCAGCCGCAGTACCGGATAACCTTCAATGGCCCGGTCAGCCGTCAGCAGATCCACGACGCGATCGACCAGCAAATCCCCTCCGATAACCTGTTCTGCGCGCTGCGTATCGACGGTAACTTCCGCCATGCCCATACCCGCACGGTACCACGTCAGAAGCCGCCGTACCGGGCGATGACAGACGTGCTGGACGACCAGCCAGTGTTCCGCTTCAACCAGCGGAAAGGTGTACTGGTCGGGTTCCGCACGCCACAGCATATGCAGGGTATTAACGTGGCGGGCTACCACGAACATTTCATCACCGACGACCGTCAGGGTGGGGGCCATCTGCTCGACTACCAGCTGGAGAGCGGCGTGCTGACCTTCGGTGAAATTCACAAGCTGATGATTGACCTGCCCGCCGACAGTGCGTTTTTGCAGGCCAACCTGCACCCCAGCGATCTTGATGCAGCGATCCGTTCCGTCGAAAACTAA
- a CDS encoding DUF262 domain-containing protein: protein MIDELDDLIIESNKEQVESAGNDIDVGELVVYSRDWTVQTILHQIEEGNIDLNPDFQRRNVWDNDKRSKLIESLLVGYPVPEVVLAEVIGEKKKYMVIDGKQRLLAINGFIDPGFNTWDGNAKLRNLTIKKSIEGLKFSEFSKDDARFLLNADLRCTILSGFKDYSVLYDIFYRLNTGSSPLSMQELRNSIYKGDFSNFITRHTDNDLHLHKIMKLKSSDKRYRDVEILLKFLALNLNPEKYNGSLRVYLDNFTKFMNDNFASKEAGVCNYLNLFNESCEVLVNLFDGEETKVGRKWLPIEERWESRFNRTFFEVLVNYIASTVQNNKVDDLIGKKYEFIDSIKSLFDNAEFVVAIESTTTGIEQHVRRFRLAYERLNSSMGLSNEIPSTLR, encoded by the coding sequence ATGATTGATGAATTAGATGATTTGATTATTGAAAGTAATAAAGAACAAGTCGAAAGCGCTGGTAACGATATAGACGTCGGTGAGCTTGTTGTTTATTCCAGAGACTGGACGGTTCAGACAATTCTTCATCAAATTGAGGAAGGGAACATTGATTTGAATCCCGACTTTCAACGACGAAATGTATGGGACAACGATAAAAGATCAAAGCTTATAGAGTCGTTGCTTGTGGGGTACCCGGTGCCCGAAGTAGTATTAGCTGAAGTTATAGGCGAAAAGAAAAAATACATGGTCATCGATGGGAAACAGAGACTGTTAGCTATAAATGGTTTCATCGATCCTGGTTTTAATACATGGGATGGTAATGCTAAGTTAAGAAATCTAACAATTAAAAAATCGATTGAAGGATTGAAATTTTCAGAATTTTCTAAAGACGATGCTAGATTCTTACTCAATGCTGATCTACGCTGCACTATACTTTCAGGTTTTAAGGATTACAGTGTCCTATATGATATATTTTACAGACTAAATACTGGATCTTCACCATTGTCTATGCAGGAGCTGAGGAACTCGATTTACAAGGGGGATTTTAGTAATTTCATTACAAGGCATACAGATAACGATTTGCATCTGCATAAAATAATGAAGCTTAAATCATCTGATAAAAGGTATCGGGATGTTGAGATTTTATTGAAGTTTCTAGCATTAAACCTTAACCCAGAAAAATACAATGGTTCTCTTAGGGTCTACTTAGATAACTTCACTAAATTCATGAATGATAATTTTGCATCCAAAGAAGCAGGTGTATGTAACTATCTTAACCTTTTTAATGAATCATGTGAGGTACTGGTCAACCTTTTTGATGGTGAAGAAACAAAAGTAGGTAGAAAATGGCTTCCGATTGAGGAACGATGGGAATCAAGATTTAACCGTACATTTTTTGAGGTTTTAGTTAACTATATTGCTAGTACGGTACAGAATAACAAGGTAGATGACTTAATAGGGAAAAAATACGAATTTATTGATTCTATAAAATCTCTTTTTGATAATGCTGAGTTTGTTGTGGCAATTGAGTCAACTACAACAGGTATAGAACAGCATGTAAGAAGATTTAGACTGGCTTACGAAAGATTAAATTCTTCAATGGGATTGAGTAATGAGATCCCATCAACCTTAAGGTGA
- a CDS encoding LysR family transcriptional regulator, with product MELRYLRYFVAVARERHFTRAAEALGISQPPLSQQIKRLEEEVGTPLFRRLTRGVELTEAGEAFYEDACKILALSDAALEKARGIARGLNGSLSIGITSSDAFHPKIFALIRQYQVQNMAVQVHQVEANMSSLTTMLAEGELDIAFVRLPCESSKAFELKILDREPMVVALHRDHSLAACGDLALDQLRDTPVVLFPQEVAPGLYDRVYGCCERAGIDVQHALQSSQLSSSLSMVSAGGGFALVPKSMAAISPPNVTYHVLRSPALYTDIALCWRRFERSRTVKRFLAMMSEG from the coding sequence ATGGAACTTCGTTATCTGCGGTATTTTGTCGCGGTTGCACGCGAGCGACACTTCACCAGGGCGGCCGAAGCGCTGGGTATTTCACAGCCTCCTCTGAGTCAGCAGATCAAACGGCTCGAAGAGGAAGTAGGCACGCCGCTGTTCAGGCGTCTGACGCGGGGCGTGGAGCTGACCGAGGCGGGAGAAGCCTTCTATGAGGACGCCTGCAAGATCCTGGCGCTGAGCGACGCCGCGCTGGAGAAAGCCCGCGGCATCGCGCGCGGGCTGAACGGCAGCCTGTCGATTGGCATCACCAGCTCCGACGCTTTTCATCCCAAAATTTTCGCGCTGATCCGTCAGTACCAAGTGCAGAACATGGCGGTACAGGTTCACCAGGTGGAAGCCAATATGTCTTCGCTGACGACGATGCTGGCGGAGGGTGAGCTGGATATCGCCTTCGTGCGTCTGCCGTGCGAGAGCAGCAAGGCATTCGAGTTAAAAATCCTCGACCGGGAGCCGATGGTGGTGGCACTGCATCGCGACCATTCGCTGGCGGCGTGCGGCGATCTGGCGCTGGATCAACTCCGGGATACGCCAGTGGTGCTGTTCCCGCAGGAGGTCGCGCCCGGCCTGTACGACCGGGTTTACGGCTGCTGCGAACGGGCCGGGATCGACGTGCAGCACGCGCTGCAGTCATCACAGCTTTCGTCCTCTCTGAGCATGGTTTCCGCCGGCGGCGGCTTCGCGCTGGTACCGAAATCCATGGCGGCCATTTCTCCGCCGAATGTTACCTACCACGTACTGAGATCACCGGCGCTTTACACCGATATCGCGCTCTGCTGGCGACGCTTTGAACGCTCGCGAACGGTGAAGCGGTTTCTGGCGATGATGAGTGAGGGGTAG
- the betB gene encoding betaine-aldehyde dehydrogenase: MSRMAEQQLYINGGYTSATSGRTFETINPANGEVLASVQAAGREDVDRAVESAKRGQKIWAAMTAMARSRILRRAVDILRERNDELAKLETLDTGKAYSETSTVDIVTGADVLEYYAGLIPALEGSQIPLRDSSFVYTRREPLGVVAGIGAWNYPIQIALWKSAPALAAGNAMIFKPSEVTPLTALKLAEIYTEAGLPDGVFNVLPGVGAETGQYLTEHPGIAKVSFTGGVASGKKVMANSAASSLKEVTMELGGKSPLIIFDDADLDLAADIAMMANFFSSGQVCTNGTRVFVPAKFKAAFEQKIVERVGRIRAGDLFDERTNFGPMVSFPHRDSVLRYIAKGKEEGARVLCGGDVLKGEGFDNGAWVAPTVFTNCTDEMTIVREEIFGPVMSILTYESEEEAIRRANDTDYGLAAGIVTADLNRAHGAIHQLEAGICWINTWGESAAEMPVGGYKHSGIGRENGVMTLQSYTQVKSIQVEMGKFQSIF, from the coding sequence ATGTCCCGAATGGCAGAACAGCAGCTTTATATCAATGGTGGTTATACATCCGCCACCAGCGGTCGCACCTTCGAGACCATCAACCCGGCCAACGGTGAAGTCCTGGCAAGCGTTCAGGCGGCCGGGCGTGAAGATGTCGACCGCGCCGTGGAAAGCGCAAAACGCGGGCAAAAAATCTGGGCAGCGATGACCGCAATGGCGCGCTCGCGCATTCTGCGCCGAGCTGTCGACATCCTCCGCGAACGTAATGACGAACTGGCGAAGCTGGAAACCCTCGACACCGGTAAAGCGTATTCCGAAACCTCAACCGTCGACATCGTCACCGGCGCGGACGTGCTGGAGTACTACGCGGGGCTGATCCCGGCGCTGGAAGGCAGCCAGATCCCCCTGCGTGACAGTTCGTTCGTCTACACCCGTCGCGAACCTCTGGGCGTGGTGGCGGGCATCGGCGCGTGGAACTACCCGATCCAGATCGCCCTGTGGAAATCTGCTCCGGCGCTGGCGGCAGGCAATGCGATGATCTTCAAGCCGAGCGAAGTGACGCCGCTTACCGCGCTCAAGCTTGCCGAGATCTACACCGAAGCGGGCCTGCCGGACGGTGTGTTTAACGTCCTGCCGGGCGTGGGTGCGGAGACCGGTCAGTACCTGACCGAGCATCCGGGCATCGCGAAAGTCTCCTTTACCGGGGGCGTCGCCAGCGGCAAAAAAGTGATGGCCAACTCGGCGGCCTCGTCCCTGAAAGAGGTGACGATGGAGCTGGGCGGCAAATCCCCGCTGATTATTTTTGACGACGCGGATCTCGATCTCGCGGCAGACATCGCCATGATGGCCAACTTCTTCAGCTCCGGCCAGGTATGTACCAACGGCACCCGCGTGTTCGTGCCTGCGAAGTTTAAAGCCGCGTTTGAGCAGAAAATCGTTGAACGCGTGGGCCGTATCCGCGCGGGCGATCTGTTCGATGAACGCACCAACTTTGGCCCGATGGTCAGCTTTCCGCACCGCGACAGCGTGCTGCGCTACATCGCCAAAGGCAAAGAGGAAGGCGCGCGCGTGCTGTGCGGCGGCGACGTGCTGAAGGGTGAAGGCTTCGATAACGGCGCGTGGGTTGCCCCGACCGTGTTCACCAACTGCACCGACGAGATGACCATCGTGCGCGAAGAGATCTTCGGCCCGGTGATGTCCATCCTCACCTATGAAAGCGAAGAAGAAGCGATCCGCCGCGCCAACGATACCGACTACGGGCTGGCGGCAGGCATCGTCACGGCCGACCTGAACCGCGCGCACGGCGCCATTCATCAGCTCGAAGCGGGCATCTGCTGGATCAACACCTGGGGTGAATCCGCCGCAGAGATGCCGGTCGGCGGCTACAAACACTCCGGCATTGGCCGTGAGAACGGCGTGATGACGCTGCAGAGCTACACCCAGGTGAAGTCCATCCAGGTTGAGATGGGTAAATTCCAGTCCATATTTTAA
- a CDS encoding cold shock domain-containing protein, giving the protein MNGTITTWFKDKGFGFIKDENGDNRYFHVIKVANPDLIKKDAAVTFEPTTNNKGLSAYAVKVIPESKHLYIAGERVKLTSIKSFVVFNEEEPVDTKIDKENAVLSVGLLMNSIKPKSEKKPGEMRTVKKLAITTFQNTTLIFTEDEIDIDATVKLLK; this is encoded by the coding sequence ATGAACGGTACAATCACAACGTGGTTTAAAGATAAAGGCTTTGGATTTATCAAAGATGAAAACGGCGACAACCGCTATTTTCATGTGATTAAGGTCGCGAACCCTGATCTGATTAAGAAAGATGCGGCGGTGACCTTCGAGCCAACCACCAACAACAAAGGCCTTTCCGCCTATGCGGTGAAGGTGATCCCGGAAAGTAAACACCTCTATATTGCCGGCGAGCGCGTGAAGCTCACCTCGATCAAATCCTTCGTGGTGTTTAACGAAGAAGAACCGGTTGATACTAAAATCGACAAAGAGAACGCGGTGCTGTCGGTGGGGCTGCTGATGAACAGCATTAAGCCGAAGTCCGAGAAAAAGCCGGGCGAAATGCGCACGGTGAAGAAGCTGGCGATCACCACCTTCCAGAACACGACGCTGATCTTCACCGAAGATGAGATCGACATCGACGCTACGGTTAAGCTGCTGAAGTAA
- a CDS encoding (S)-acetoin forming diacetyl reductase, translated as MQKVALVTGSGQGIGKAIALRLVKDGFAVAIADYNEETAKAVADEITRNGGRAVAVKVDVSNRDQVFAAVEKARTALGGFNVIVNNAGIAPSTPIESITPEIVDKVYNINVKGVIWGIQAAIDAFRKEGHGGKIINACSQAGHTGNPELAVYSSSKFAVRGLTQTAARDLAPLGITVNAYCPGIVKTPMWAEIDRQVSEAAGKPLGYGTETFAKRITLGRLSEPEDVAACVSYLAGPDSDYMTGQSLLIDGGMVFN; from the coding sequence ATGCAAAAAGTTGCTCTCGTAACAGGCTCAGGCCAGGGGATTGGTAAAGCGATTGCGCTGCGCCTGGTGAAAGATGGCTTTGCCGTCGCCATTGCGGATTACAACGAGGAAACGGCGAAAGCGGTTGCCGATGAAATTACCCGTAACGGCGGTCGTGCTGTCGCCGTGAAGGTGGATGTTTCGAACCGCGATCAGGTGTTTGCGGCGGTGGAGAAAGCGCGTACCGCACTGGGCGGTTTCAATGTGATCGTGAATAACGCCGGGATCGCGCCTTCCACGCCAATCGAGTCGATTACACCGGAGATTGTCGACAAGGTTTACAACATTAACGTGAAAGGGGTGATCTGGGGCATCCAGGCCGCGATCGATGCTTTCCGTAAAGAGGGGCACGGTGGCAAGATCATCAACGCCTGCTCTCAGGCGGGCCATACCGGCAACCCGGAACTGGCGGTGTACAGTTCCAGCAAGTTCGCGGTGCGCGGCTTAACCCAGACGGCAGCACGGGATCTCGCGCCGCTGGGGATCACCGTTAATGCCTATTGTCCGGGGATCGTTAAAACGCCAATGTGGGCGGAGATCGACCGTCAGGTGTCCGAGGCGGCGGGTAAACCGCTCGGCTACGGGACTGAAACCTTTGCCAAACGCATTACGCTTGGCCGTTTGTCTGAACCAGAAGACGTCGCTGCCTGCGTTTCATACCTCGCCGGGCCAGATTCCGACTATATGACCGGCCAGTCGCTCTTAATTGATGGTGGGATGGTGTTTAACTAA
- a CDS encoding ash family protein, whose product MALTEQSKGWPFFFMHGIPTSVSATPSERRNSSGG is encoded by the coding sequence GTGGCGCTGACGGAGCAGTCGAAAGGCTGGCCGTTTTTCTTTATGCACGGTATTCCTACCTCCGTCAGCGCTACCCCCTCTGAGCGTAGGAACTCATCGGGCGGTTAA
- the betA gene encoding choline dehydrogenase, translating to MQFDYIIIGAGSAGNVLATRLTEDPNTTVLLLEAGGPDYRFDFRTQMPAALAFPLQGKRYNWAYETEPEPFMNNRRMECGRGKGLGGSSLINGMCYIRGNAMDLDNWAKEPGLEHWSYLNCLPYYRKAETRDVGPNDYHGGDGPVSVTTSKPGVNPLFEAMVEAGVQAGYPRTDDLNGYQQEGFGPMDRTVTPQGRRASTARGYLDQAKPRPNLTIRTHAMTDRILFEGKRAVGVEWLEGESTIPSKATANREVLLCAGAIASPQILQRSGVGNAELLKQFDIPLVHDLPGVGENLQDHLEMYLQYECKEPVSLYPALQWWNQPKIGAEWLFNGTGVGASNHFEAGGFIRSREEFEWPNIQYHFLPVAINYNGSNAVKEHGFQCHVGSMRSPSRGHVRIKSRDPHQHPAILFNYMSHEQDWQEFRDAIRITREIMHQPALDKYRGREISPGIECQTDEQLDEFVRNHAETAFHPCGTCKMGYDEMAVVDGEGRVHGLEGLRVIDASIMPQIITGNLNATTIMIGEKVADAIRGREPLAKSTAAYYVANEAPVRR from the coding sequence TTGCAATTTGACTACATCATTATCGGGGCCGGCTCTGCCGGCAACGTACTGGCAACGCGACTGACCGAAGATCCAAACACCACCGTGCTGCTGCTTGAGGCGGGCGGGCCGGATTACCGCTTTGACTTCCGCACCCAGATGCCCGCCGCGCTGGCGTTTCCGCTGCAGGGCAAGCGCTACAACTGGGCGTACGAAACCGAGCCAGAACCCTTCATGAACAACCGCCGCATGGAGTGCGGGCGCGGCAAAGGGCTGGGCGGCTCGTCGCTGATCAACGGTATGTGCTACATCCGCGGTAACGCGATGGATCTGGACAACTGGGCTAAAGAGCCGGGCCTTGAGCACTGGAGCTACCTCAACTGCCTGCCCTACTACCGTAAAGCAGAAACCCGCGACGTAGGGCCGAACGACTATCACGGCGGCGACGGTCCTGTCAGCGTCACCACTTCCAAACCTGGCGTGAACCCGCTGTTTGAGGCGATGGTGGAAGCGGGCGTGCAGGCGGGCTACCCGCGCACGGACGATCTCAACGGCTATCAGCAGGAAGGCTTCGGCCCGATGGACCGCACGGTGACGCCGCAGGGCCGACGCGCCAGCACCGCGCGTGGTTATCTGGATCAGGCAAAACCGCGTCCGAACCTGACCATCCGCACCCACGCCATGACCGATCGCATCCTCTTTGAGGGCAAGCGAGCGGTGGGCGTCGAATGGCTGGAGGGCGAAAGCACCATCCCGTCGAAAGCCACCGCTAACAGGGAAGTGCTGCTGTGCGCCGGAGCCATTGCTTCTCCGCAGATCCTCCAGCGCTCCGGCGTGGGCAACGCGGAGCTGCTGAAACAGTTCGATATCCCGCTGGTGCATGATTTACCCGGCGTGGGTGAAAACCTGCAGGATCACCTGGAGATGTACCTGCAGTATGAATGCAAAGAGCCCGTTTCCCTCTACCCTGCCCTGCAGTGGTGGAACCAGCCGAAGATTGGTGCCGAGTGGCTGTTTAACGGCACCGGCGTGGGCGCGAGCAACCACTTCGAGGCGGGCGGGTTTATCCGCAGCCGCGAAGAGTTTGAGTGGCCGAACATTCAGTACCACTTCCTGCCGGTGGCGATTAACTACAACGGTTCGAACGCAGTAAAAGAGCACGGCTTCCAGTGCCACGTTGGCTCCATGCGCTCACCGAGCCGTGGGCACGTGCGCATCAAATCGCGCGATCCGCACCAGCATCCGGCGATCCTGTTCAACTATATGTCCCACGAGCAGGACTGGCAGGAGTTCCGCGACGCGATCCGCATCACCCGCGAGATCATGCACCAGCCGGCGCTGGACAAATACCGTGGCCGCGAAATCAGCCCGGGTATCGAATGCCAGACCGATGAACAGCTGGACGAGTTCGTGCGCAACCACGCCGAAACTGCCTTCCATCCGTGCGGCACCTGCAAGATGGGCTATGACGAGATGGCGGTGGTCGACGGTGAAGGCCGCGTTCACGGCCTGGAAGGGTTACGCGTGATAGATGCGTCGATTATGCCGCAGATCATCACCGGCAACCTGAACGCCACCACCATTATGATTGGCGAGAAGGTTGCCGATGCCATTCGCGGTCGCGAGCCGCTGGCGAAGAGCACGGCGGCGTATTATGTGGCGAACGAGGCGCCGGTTCGCCGCTGA